The proteins below come from a single Seriola aureovittata isolate HTS-2021-v1 ecotype China chromosome 23, ASM2101889v1, whole genome shotgun sequence genomic window:
- the LOC130164491 gene encoding uncharacterized protein LOC130164491 isoform X3, whose product MAFGFCFGVALLLCVCLPAKSDHILDGVVHMECRDRYFMIAVDLSFTGEEPRFEAVDATGVHPITEQYAAKCGYSVGVLPLRGHVELRASVFSCHTDNKDDEVFTFNFNLIANHEGKEVTYALNKTCSPSLPWSPREVTCEENYMEVSVRSEVPCASAAKKEDWSAVKSAHSSNTSDWQVTFQRAEEQSMPMTLSDARKQGYVFDLTAGRLVFRTPYGQPDSFSTEVNGVPVEVVHASMFSRQSWVVLMVDLVAACSMHKGSYDDDGYMMWETPEVLHPLVSGLHDTQVHIGVDGELVEQPVAEERGYTVEKHNATVQISIPYNAEGGYRKSFVDDDLYEYYVFHLYLEQISVDEDHVDTRLRFHRTLSTPLLPRPVFTENRTIHEEHVFTIYLGDVPDDVELAAVNLNGHKCTIPFTNTSSHTITKVAHPNNTHGYTLRVPFGDPVVIQQFSKEDAAMQQKLDINYTLTVLPENEPFYHLASVMALTDVSPPVFDAVCSESGISFKLDHRPFDYLWYISIDTELLTSELAAQHGYIMSNDSQSLLLDVPLYTHGYEYKNFTLKGFLGTFEILVRDHETSEVQSSTVKTCPFSTTELIMCSTDGRMTVVADLSRAVPSGGIPARTNLVDKDCGPKEADDSRALFSFPLNGCGSIVKLGQETVTYENEISYNKENVDVSKAASEDATERITVQCTYPLAGLHRLFSTYRFESDTVGIGSIIHHAQATPAPQISTIKPTTALQTTPASKRPTRAHLAFLPAHYPPVRYIRVTKELREPRKPK is encoded by the exons ATGGCTTTTGGGTTTTGCTTTGG TGTGGCCttactcctgtgtgtgtgcttgcctgCAAAGTCTGACCACATCCTTGatg GAGTTGTTCATATGGAGTGTCGTGATCGTTACTTCATGATAGCTGTTGATCTCTCCTTCACCGGAGAGGAACCTCGCTTTGAGGCTGTTG ATGCAACAGGTGTGCACCCCATCACTGAGCAGTATGCAGCTAAGTGTGGCTACAGTGTCGGTGTTCTCCCTCTGCGGGGCCACGTGGAGCTCCGAGCCTCTGTCTTCAGCTGTCACACTGACAACAag GATGACGAAGTGTTTACATTCAACTTCAACCTGATTGCAAACCATGAAGGAAAGGAGGTGACCTATGCCTTGAACAAGacctgttctccctctctcccctggtCTCCCAGAGAGGTTACCTGTGAGGAGAACTACATGGAA GTGTCTGTGAGGAGTGAAGTCCCATGTGCATCTGCGGCTAAGAAAGAGGATTGGAGTGCCGTTAAATCT GCGCATAGTTCCAACACTTCGGACTGGCAGGTGACGtttcagagagcagaggagcagtCGATGCCTATGACCCTCTCCGACGCTCGTAAGCAGGGCTACGTGTTTGACCTTACAGCTGGAAGGCTTGTGTTTCGTACGCCGTATGGACAACCTGACTCATTCAGCACGGAG gtgaaTGGTGTTCCAGTAGAGGTGGTCCATGCATCCATGTTCTCCAGACAAAGCTGGGTTGTCCTCATGGTCGACCTGGTGGCTGCCTGCTCCATGC ATAAAGGATCATATGATGACGATGGATACATGATGTGGGAGACTCCTGAGGTGCTGCACCCGCTGGTGTCTGGTCTGCACGATACCCAGGTCCACATCGGTGTGGACGGCGAACTTGTGGAGCAGCCGGttgcagaggagagaggctaCACTGTGGAGAAGCACAACGCCACAGTCCAGATCAGCATCCCCTATAATGCTGAAGGAGGATACAGGAAG AGCTTTGTGGATGACGACCTGTACGAGTACTACGTCTTTCACCTCTACCTGGAGCAAATCTCGGTGGATGAGGATCATGTTGACACCAGGCTTCGCTTCCACAGGACACTTTCCACTCCTCTGCTGCCACGccctgttttcactgaaaaca gaaCAATCCATGAGGAACATGTGTTCACCATCTACCTGGGAGATGTCCCTGATGATGTTGAGCTAGCTGCTGTTAATTTGAAtggacacaaatgcacaatACCATTTACAAATACAAGCAGCCACACCATCACAAAAGTTGCTCATCCCAACAACACCCATGGGTACACTCTGAGGGTGCCTTTTGGTGACCCTGTTGTCATACAGCAG TTCTCCAAAGAAGATGCCGCTATGCAGCAGAAGCTCGACATCAACTACACGCTGACAGTTCTGCCTGAAAATGAGCCTTTTTACCACCTGGCATCAGTCATGGCACTAACAGATGTCT ctcctccagtctttGATGCCGTCTGTTCCGAGTCTGGCATCAGCTTCAAACTGGACCACCGGCCTTTTGACTACCTGTGGTACATCAGTATCGACACCGAGCTGCTGACGTCAGAGCTGGCAGCGCAGCACGGCTACATCATGAGCAACGACAGCCAGAGTCTGCTGCTCGACGTGCCGCTCTACACCCACGGATATGAATACAAG AACTTTACTCTGAAGGGATTCCTTGGCACTTTTGAGATCCTTGTGAGGGATCATGAAACGTCAGAGGTCCAGAGTTCAACTGTCAAGACGTGTCCGTTCAGCACTACTGAGCTGATCA tgtgttcGACTGATGGGAGGATGACTGTGGTGGCTGACTTGTCTCGGGCCGTCCCAAGTGGAGGGATCCCTGCTAGAACCAACCTCGTAGACAAAGACTGTGGACCCAAGGAAGCAGACGACAGCAGggctctcttctctttcccaCTCAATGGCTGCGGATCAATAGTCAAG cttgggCAGGAAACTGTGACCTATGAAAATGAGATTTCCTACAACAAGGAGAACGTCGATGTGAGCAAGGCAGCCTCTGAAGATGCTACTGAGCG GATAACAGTGCAGTGTACGTATCCTCTGGCTGGTCTCCATCGCCTCTTCTCAACATACAGGTTTGAGTCTGATACAGTTGGTATCGGCAGCATCATCCATCATGCGCAGGCCACACCAG CTCCACAGATCTCCACCATCAAACCTACTACAGCACTTCAAACCACACCTGCTTCCAAAAGACCAACCAGAGCACATCTAGCTTTCCTGCCTGCTCATTACCCCCCTGTCCGCTACATCAGAGTTACAAAG GAGCTGAGGGAACCTCGCAAACCAAAGTAA
- the LOC130164493 gene encoding uncharacterized protein LOC130164493 — MAFGFCLGVALLLSVWSAAKCDPIPNGVLHMECRDRYFMIAVDFSFTGEEPRFEAVDGTGVYLITEQYAAQCGYSVSVLPLQDQVVLRASYFSCHTDNTDDEVFTFKFNLIANHEGKEVTYAMNKTCSPSLPWSPREVTCEENYMEVSVRSDVACPTGTKKDDWDAAVQTSYTSATTDWQVMFQRVEQELMPMNLSEAQKQGYEFDLTDGRLVFRTPYGQPDCFSTEVNGVPVEVVHATLFSRQSWVVLMVDLVAACSLHEGLYDDDGYMMWETPEVLHPLVSGLHDTQVHIGVDGELVEQPVAEERGYTVEKHNATVQISIPYNAEGGYRKSFVDDDLYEYYVFHLYLEQISVDEDHVDTRLRFHRTLSTPLLPRPVFTENRTIHEEHVFTIYLGDVPDDVELAAVNLNGHKCTIPFTNTSSHTITKVAHPNNTHGYTLRVPFGDPVVIQQFSKEDAAMQQKLDINYTLTVLPENEPFYHLASVMALTDVSPPVFDAVCSESGISFKLDHRPFDYLWYISIDTELLTSELAAQHGYIMSNDSQSLLLDVPLYTHGYEYKDITLKGFLGTFEILVRDHETSEVQSSTVKTCPFSTTEMIMCSTDGRMTVVADLSRAVPSGGIPARTNLVDKYCGPKEADDSRALFSFPLNSCGSIVKLNKGSVTYENEIFFSKKFRAQKNPEFSSATESVIMQCTYPLAGLHRLFSVYRFESDTVGFGRILHSANRTEDLQSPTIEPTTVLQTPVPVTRRGMRPGYHPPAQLIKVSSYLKNLSKRGGRGSSQVKVIPYFGLI; from the exons ATGGCTTTTGGATTTTGCCTTGG CGTGGCCTTGCTCCTGTCTGTGTGGTCAGCTGCAAAGTGTGATCCCATTCCCAATG GAGTTCTTCATATGGAGTGTCGTGATCGTTACTTCATGATAGCTGTTGATTTCTCCTTCACTGGAGAGGAACCTCGCTTTGAGGCTGTTG ATGGAACAGGTGTGTACCTCATCACTGAGCAGTATGCAGCTCAGTGTGGTTACAGTGTCAGTGTTCTCCCTCTGCAAGACCAAGTGGTGCTCCGAGCCTCTTACTTCAGCTGTCACACCGACAACACG GATGATGAAGTGTTCACATTCAAGTTCAACCTGATTGCAAACCATGAAGGAAAGGAGGTCACCTACGCCATGAACAAGacctgttctccctctctcccctggtCTCCCAGAGAGGTTACCTGTGAGGAAAACTACATGGAA GTGTCAGTGAGGAGTGATGTGGCCTGTCCAACTGGGACGAAGAAGGATGACTGGGATGCTGCTGTCCAAACT TCGTATACTTCAGCCACCACAGACTGGCAGGTGATGTTCCAGAGGGTGGAGCAGGAGTTGATGCCAATGAACCTTTCTGAAGCTCAAAAGCAGGGCTACGAGTTTGACCTGACAGATGGGAGGCTTGTATTTCGTACGCCATATGGACAACCTGACTGCTTCAGCACAGAA GTGAATGGTGTTCCAGTAGAGGTGGTCCATGCAACACTGTTCTCCAGACAAAGCTGGGTTGTCCTCATGGTCGACCTGGTGGCTGCCTGCTCCCTGC ATGAAGGCTTGTATGATGACGATGGATACATGATGTGGGAGACTCCTGAGGTGCTGCACCCGCTGGTGTCTGGTCTGCACGATACCCAGGTCCACATCGGTGTGGACGGCGAACTTGTGGAGCAGCCGGttgcagaggagagaggctaCACTGTGGAGAAGCACAACGCCACAGTCCAGATCAGCATCCCCTATAATGCTGAAGGAGGATACAGGAAG AGCTTTGTGGATGACGACCTGTACGAGTACTACGTCTTTCACCTCTACCTGGAGCAAATCTCGGTGGATGAGGATCATGTTGACACCAGGCTTCGCTTCCACAGGACACTTTCCACTCCTCTGCTGCCACGccctgttttcactgaaaaca gaaCAATCCATGAGGAACATGTGTTCACCATCTACCTGGGAGATGTCCCTGACGATGTTGAGCTAGCTGCTGTTAATTTGAAtggacacaaatgcacaatACCATTTACAAATACAAGCAGCCACACCATCACAAAAGTTGCTCATCCCAACAACACCCATGGGTACACTCTGAGGGTGCCTTTTGGTGACCCTGTTGTCATACAGCAG TTCTCCAAAGAAGATGCCGCTATGCAGCAGAAGCTTGACATCAACTACACGCTGACAGTTCTGCCTGAAAATGAGCCTTTTTACCACCTGGCATCAGTCATGGCACTAACAGATGTCT ctcctccagtctttGATGCCGTCTGTTCCGAGTCTGGCATCAGCTTCAAACTGGACCACCGGCCTTTTGACTACCTGTGGTACATCAGTATCGACACCGAGCTGCTGACGTCAGAGCTGGCAGCGCAGCACGGCTACATCATGAGCAACGACAGCCAGAGTCTGCTGCTCGACGTGCCGCTCTACACCCACGGCTATGAATACAAG GACATTACTCTGAAGGGATTCCTTGGCACTTTTGAGATCCTTGTGAGGGATCATGAAACATCAGAGGTCCAGAGTTCAACTGTCAAGACGTGTCCGTTCAGCACGACTGAGATGATCA tgtgttcaACTGATGGGAGGATGACTGTGGTGGCTGACTTGTCTCGGGCCGTCCCAAGTGGAGGGATCCCTGCTAGAACCAACCTCGTAGACAAATACTGTGGACCCAAGGAAGCAGATGACAGCAGggctctcttctctttcccaCTCAACAGCTGTGGCTCCATCGTCAAG ctcAACAAGGGGAGTGTGACGTATGAAAATGAGATTTTCTTCAGCAAGAAGTTTCGAGCTCAGAAAAATCCAGAGTTCAGCAGTGCGACTGAAAG TGTTATAATGCAGTGTACGTATCCTCTGGCTGGCCTCCACCGTCTCTTCTCAGTGTACAGGTTCGAGTCCGACACAGTTGGCTTCGGCCGCATCCTACATTCTGCAAACCGGACTGAAG ATCTACAGAGTCCCACCATCGAGCCCACTACAGTGCTTCAAACTCCAGTACCTGTGACCAGACGTGGCATGAGACCTGGTTACCACCCTCCTGCTCAGCTTATCAAAGTATCCAGCTATCTGAAGAATCTCTCAAAGAGAG GAGGCCGAGGATCATCACAAGTGAAAGTGATACCATATTTTGGATtgatttaa
- the LOC130164491 gene encoding uncharacterized protein LOC130164491 isoform X2, which yields MAFGFCFGVALLLCVCLPAKSDHILDGVVHMECRDRYFMIAVDLSFTGEEPRFEAVDATGVHPITEQYAAKCGYSVGVLPLRGHVELRASVFSCHTDNKDDEVFTFNFNLIANHEGKEVTYALNKTCSPSLPWSPREVTCEENYMEVSVRSEVPCASAAKKEDWSAVKSAHSSNTSDWQVTFQRAEEQSMPMTLSDARKQGYVFDLTAGRLVFRTPYGQPDSFSTEVNGVPVEVVHASMFSRQSWVVLMVDLVAACSMHKGSYDDDGYMMWETPEVLHPLVSGLHDTQVHIGVDGELVEQPVAEERGYTVEKHNATVQISIPYNAEGGYRKSFVDDDLYEYYVFHLYLEQISVDEDHVDTRLRFHRTLSTPLLPRPVFTENRTIHEEHVFTIYLGDVPDDVELAAVNLNGHKCTIPFTNTSSHTITKVAHPNNTHGYTLRVPFGDPVVIQQFSKEDAAMQQKLDINYTLTVLPENEPFYHLASVMALTDVSPPVFDAVCSESGISFKLDHRPFDYLWYISIDTELLTSELAAQHGYIMSNDSQSLLLDVPLYTHGYEYKNFTLKGFLGTFEILVRDHETSEVQSSTVKTCPFSTTELIMCSTDGRMTVVADLSRAVPSGGIPARTNLVDKDCGPKEADDSRALFSFPLNGCGSIVKLGQETVTYENEISYNKENVDVSKAASEDATERITVQCTYPLAGLHRLFSTYRFESDTVGIGSIIHHAQATPAPQISTIKPTTALQTTPASKRPTRAHLAFLPAHYPPVRYIRVTKVHNLIGMKIGAEGTSQTKVNAAQI from the exons ATGGCTTTTGGGTTTTGCTTTGG TGTGGCCttactcctgtgtgtgtgcttgcctgCAAAGTCTGACCACATCCTTGatg GAGTTGTTCATATGGAGTGTCGTGATCGTTACTTCATGATAGCTGTTGATCTCTCCTTCACCGGAGAGGAACCTCGCTTTGAGGCTGTTG ATGCAACAGGTGTGCACCCCATCACTGAGCAGTATGCAGCTAAGTGTGGCTACAGTGTCGGTGTTCTCCCTCTGCGGGGCCACGTGGAGCTCCGAGCCTCTGTCTTCAGCTGTCACACTGACAACAag GATGACGAAGTGTTTACATTCAACTTCAACCTGATTGCAAACCATGAAGGAAAGGAGGTGACCTATGCCTTGAACAAGacctgttctccctctctcccctggtCTCCCAGAGAGGTTACCTGTGAGGAGAACTACATGGAA GTGTCTGTGAGGAGTGAAGTCCCATGTGCATCTGCGGCTAAGAAAGAGGATTGGAGTGCCGTTAAATCT GCGCATAGTTCCAACACTTCGGACTGGCAGGTGACGtttcagagagcagaggagcagtCGATGCCTATGACCCTCTCCGACGCTCGTAAGCAGGGCTACGTGTTTGACCTTACAGCTGGAAGGCTTGTGTTTCGTACGCCGTATGGACAACCTGACTCATTCAGCACGGAG gtgaaTGGTGTTCCAGTAGAGGTGGTCCATGCATCCATGTTCTCCAGACAAAGCTGGGTTGTCCTCATGGTCGACCTGGTGGCTGCCTGCTCCATGC ATAAAGGATCATATGATGACGATGGATACATGATGTGGGAGACTCCTGAGGTGCTGCACCCGCTGGTGTCTGGTCTGCACGATACCCAGGTCCACATCGGTGTGGACGGCGAACTTGTGGAGCAGCCGGttgcagaggagagaggctaCACTGTGGAGAAGCACAACGCCACAGTCCAGATCAGCATCCCCTATAATGCTGAAGGAGGATACAGGAAG AGCTTTGTGGATGACGACCTGTACGAGTACTACGTCTTTCACCTCTACCTGGAGCAAATCTCGGTGGATGAGGATCATGTTGACACCAGGCTTCGCTTCCACAGGACACTTTCCACTCCTCTGCTGCCACGccctgttttcactgaaaaca gaaCAATCCATGAGGAACATGTGTTCACCATCTACCTGGGAGATGTCCCTGATGATGTTGAGCTAGCTGCTGTTAATTTGAAtggacacaaatgcacaatACCATTTACAAATACAAGCAGCCACACCATCACAAAAGTTGCTCATCCCAACAACACCCATGGGTACACTCTGAGGGTGCCTTTTGGTGACCCTGTTGTCATACAGCAG TTCTCCAAAGAAGATGCCGCTATGCAGCAGAAGCTCGACATCAACTACACGCTGACAGTTCTGCCTGAAAATGAGCCTTTTTACCACCTGGCATCAGTCATGGCACTAACAGATGTCT ctcctccagtctttGATGCCGTCTGTTCCGAGTCTGGCATCAGCTTCAAACTGGACCACCGGCCTTTTGACTACCTGTGGTACATCAGTATCGACACCGAGCTGCTGACGTCAGAGCTGGCAGCGCAGCACGGCTACATCATGAGCAACGACAGCCAGAGTCTGCTGCTCGACGTGCCGCTCTACACCCACGGATATGAATACAAG AACTTTACTCTGAAGGGATTCCTTGGCACTTTTGAGATCCTTGTGAGGGATCATGAAACGTCAGAGGTCCAGAGTTCAACTGTCAAGACGTGTCCGTTCAGCACTACTGAGCTGATCA tgtgttcGACTGATGGGAGGATGACTGTGGTGGCTGACTTGTCTCGGGCCGTCCCAAGTGGAGGGATCCCTGCTAGAACCAACCTCGTAGACAAAGACTGTGGACCCAAGGAAGCAGACGACAGCAGggctctcttctctttcccaCTCAATGGCTGCGGATCAATAGTCAAG cttgggCAGGAAACTGTGACCTATGAAAATGAGATTTCCTACAACAAGGAGAACGTCGATGTGAGCAAGGCAGCCTCTGAAGATGCTACTGAGCG GATAACAGTGCAGTGTACGTATCCTCTGGCTGGTCTCCATCGCCTCTTCTCAACATACAGGTTTGAGTCTGATACAGTTGGTATCGGCAGCATCATCCATCATGCGCAGGCCACACCAG CTCCACAGATCTCCACCATCAAACCTACTACAGCACTTCAAACCACACCTGCTTCCAAAAGACCAACCAGAGCACATCTAGCTTTCCTGCCTGCTCATTACCCCCCTGTCCGCTACATCAGAGTTACAAAGGTTCACAATCTTATTGGCATGAAAATAG GAGCTGAGGGAACCTCGCAAACCAAAGTAAATGCTGCACAAATTTGA
- the LOC130164491 gene encoding uncharacterized protein LOC130164491 isoform X1 encodes MAFGFCFGVALLLCVCLPAKSDHILDGVVHMECRDRYFMIAVDLSFTGEEPRFEAVDATGVHPITEQYAAKCGYSVGVLPLRGHVELRASVFSCHTDNKDDEVFTFNFNLIANHEGKEVTYALNKTCSPSLPWSPREVTCEENYMEVSVRSEVPCASAAKKEDWSAVKSAHSSNTSDWQVTFQRAEEQSMPMTLSDARKQGYVFDLTAGRLVFRTPYGQPDSFSTEVNGVPVEVVHASMFSRQSWVVLMVDLVAACSMHKGSYDDDGYMMWETPEVLHPLVSGLHDTQVHIGVDGELVEQPVAEERGYTVEKHNATVQISIPYNAEGGYRKSFVDDDLYEYYVFHLYLEQISVDEDHVDTRLRFHRTLSTPLLPRPVFTENRTIHEEHVFTIYLGDVPDDVELAAVNLNGHKCTIPFTNTSSHTITKVAHPNNTHGYTLRVPFGDPVVIQQFSKEDAAMQQKLDINYTLTVLPENEPFYHLASVMALTDVSPPVFDAVCSESGISFKLDHRPFDYLWYISIDTELLTSELAAQHGYIMSNDSQSLLLDVPLYTHGYEYKNFTLKGFLGTFEILVRDHETSEVQSSTVKTCPFSTTELIMCSTDGRMTVVADLSRAVPSGGIPARTNLVDKDCGPKEADDSRALFSFPLNGCGSIVKLGQETVTYENEISYNKENVDVSKAASEDATERITVQCTYPLAGLHRLFSTYRFESDTVGIGSIIHHAQATPAPQISTIKPTTALQTTPASKRPTRAHLAFLPAHYPPVRYIRVTKVHNLIGMKIGEDFQNSFRRSGLTLLNFCFSPQELREPRKPK; translated from the exons ATGGCTTTTGGGTTTTGCTTTGG TGTGGCCttactcctgtgtgtgtgcttgcctgCAAAGTCTGACCACATCCTTGatg GAGTTGTTCATATGGAGTGTCGTGATCGTTACTTCATGATAGCTGTTGATCTCTCCTTCACCGGAGAGGAACCTCGCTTTGAGGCTGTTG ATGCAACAGGTGTGCACCCCATCACTGAGCAGTATGCAGCTAAGTGTGGCTACAGTGTCGGTGTTCTCCCTCTGCGGGGCCACGTGGAGCTCCGAGCCTCTGTCTTCAGCTGTCACACTGACAACAag GATGACGAAGTGTTTACATTCAACTTCAACCTGATTGCAAACCATGAAGGAAAGGAGGTGACCTATGCCTTGAACAAGacctgttctccctctctcccctggtCTCCCAGAGAGGTTACCTGTGAGGAGAACTACATGGAA GTGTCTGTGAGGAGTGAAGTCCCATGTGCATCTGCGGCTAAGAAAGAGGATTGGAGTGCCGTTAAATCT GCGCATAGTTCCAACACTTCGGACTGGCAGGTGACGtttcagagagcagaggagcagtCGATGCCTATGACCCTCTCCGACGCTCGTAAGCAGGGCTACGTGTTTGACCTTACAGCTGGAAGGCTTGTGTTTCGTACGCCGTATGGACAACCTGACTCATTCAGCACGGAG gtgaaTGGTGTTCCAGTAGAGGTGGTCCATGCATCCATGTTCTCCAGACAAAGCTGGGTTGTCCTCATGGTCGACCTGGTGGCTGCCTGCTCCATGC ATAAAGGATCATATGATGACGATGGATACATGATGTGGGAGACTCCTGAGGTGCTGCACCCGCTGGTGTCTGGTCTGCACGATACCCAGGTCCACATCGGTGTGGACGGCGAACTTGTGGAGCAGCCGGttgcagaggagagaggctaCACTGTGGAGAAGCACAACGCCACAGTCCAGATCAGCATCCCCTATAATGCTGAAGGAGGATACAGGAAG AGCTTTGTGGATGACGACCTGTACGAGTACTACGTCTTTCACCTCTACCTGGAGCAAATCTCGGTGGATGAGGATCATGTTGACACCAGGCTTCGCTTCCACAGGACACTTTCCACTCCTCTGCTGCCACGccctgttttcactgaaaaca gaaCAATCCATGAGGAACATGTGTTCACCATCTACCTGGGAGATGTCCCTGATGATGTTGAGCTAGCTGCTGTTAATTTGAAtggacacaaatgcacaatACCATTTACAAATACAAGCAGCCACACCATCACAAAAGTTGCTCATCCCAACAACACCCATGGGTACACTCTGAGGGTGCCTTTTGGTGACCCTGTTGTCATACAGCAG TTCTCCAAAGAAGATGCCGCTATGCAGCAGAAGCTCGACATCAACTACACGCTGACAGTTCTGCCTGAAAATGAGCCTTTTTACCACCTGGCATCAGTCATGGCACTAACAGATGTCT ctcctccagtctttGATGCCGTCTGTTCCGAGTCTGGCATCAGCTTCAAACTGGACCACCGGCCTTTTGACTACCTGTGGTACATCAGTATCGACACCGAGCTGCTGACGTCAGAGCTGGCAGCGCAGCACGGCTACATCATGAGCAACGACAGCCAGAGTCTGCTGCTCGACGTGCCGCTCTACACCCACGGATATGAATACAAG AACTTTACTCTGAAGGGATTCCTTGGCACTTTTGAGATCCTTGTGAGGGATCATGAAACGTCAGAGGTCCAGAGTTCAACTGTCAAGACGTGTCCGTTCAGCACTACTGAGCTGATCA tgtgttcGACTGATGGGAGGATGACTGTGGTGGCTGACTTGTCTCGGGCCGTCCCAAGTGGAGGGATCCCTGCTAGAACCAACCTCGTAGACAAAGACTGTGGACCCAAGGAAGCAGACGACAGCAGggctctcttctctttcccaCTCAATGGCTGCGGATCAATAGTCAAG cttgggCAGGAAACTGTGACCTATGAAAATGAGATTTCCTACAACAAGGAGAACGTCGATGTGAGCAAGGCAGCCTCTGAAGATGCTACTGAGCG GATAACAGTGCAGTGTACGTATCCTCTGGCTGGTCTCCATCGCCTCTTCTCAACATACAGGTTTGAGTCTGATACAGTTGGTATCGGCAGCATCATCCATCATGCGCAGGCCACACCAG CTCCACAGATCTCCACCATCAAACCTACTACAGCACTTCAAACCACACCTGCTTCCAAAAGACCAACCAGAGCACATCTAGCTTTCCTGCCTGCTCATTACCCCCCTGTCCGCTACATCAGAGTTACAAAGGTTCACAATCTTATTGGCATGAAAATAGGTGAGGACTTTCAAAATTCATTTAGGAGGTCAGGCCTCACTTTGTTAAATTTTTGCTTTTCTCCACAGGAGCTGAGGGAACCTCGCAAACCAAAGTAA